One Struthio camelus isolate bStrCam1 chromosome 28, bStrCam1.hap1, whole genome shotgun sequence genomic region harbors:
- the RARG gene encoding retinoic acid receptor gamma isoform X2, which yields MYDCLEALAVSRQLYDVTNRGACALRKAGYGPRCGALPPFAWPPPARRAAETQSTSSEEMVPSSPSPPPPPRVYKPCFVCNDKSSGYHYGVSSCEGCKGFFRRSIQKNMVYTCHRDKNCQINKVTRNRCQYCRLQKCFEVGMSKEAVRNDRNKKKKDVKEEPADSYEITPELEELIQKVSKAHQETFPSLCQLGKYTTNSSADHRVQLDLGLWDKFSELATKCIIKIVEFAKRLPGFTSLSIADQITLLKAACLDILMLRICTRYTPEQDTMTFSDGLTLNRTQMHNAGFGPLTDLVFAFAGQLLPLEMDDTETGLLSAICLICGDRMDLEEPEKVDKLQEPLLEALKVYARRRRPSKPHMFPRMLMKITDLRGISTKGAERAITLKMEIPGPMPPLIREMLENPEMFEDEAARPPPPPEPPSAEDSPAAGPPDSP from the exons ATGTACGACTGCCTGGAGGCGCTGGCGGTGTCGCGGCAGCTCTACGACGTGACGAACCGCGGGGCCTGCGCGCTGCGCAAGGCGGGCTACGGGCCGCGCTGCGGGGCCCTGCCGCCCTTCGCctggccgccgcccgcccgccgcg CCGCGGAGACCCAGAGCACGAGCTCGGAGGAGATGGTGCCCAgctcgccctcgccgccgccgccgccccgcgtctACAAGCCCTGCTTCGTCTGCAACGACAAGTCCTCGGGCTACCACTACGGCGTCAGCTCCTGCGAGGGCTGCAAG GGTTTTTTCCGCCGGAGCATCCAGAAGAACATGGTGTACACGTGCCACCGCGACAAGAACTGCCAGATCAACAAGGTGACGCGCAACCGGTGCCAGTACTGCCGCCTGCAGAAGTGCTTCGAGGTCGGCATGTCCAAGGAag CCGTGCGCAACGATAGGAACAAGAAGAAGAAGGACGTGAAGGAGGAGCCGGCCGACAGCTACGAGATAACCCCGGAGCTGGAGGAGCTCATCCAGAAGGTCAGCAAGGCCCACCAGGAGACCTTCCCCTCGCTCTGCCAGCTGGGCAAGTACACCACG AACTCGAGCGCTGACCACCGGGTCCAGCTGGACCTGGGGTTGTGGGACAAATTCAGCGAGTTGGCCACCAAGTGCATCATCAAGATCGTGGAGTTCGCCAAGCGCCTGCCCGGCTTCACCTCGCTCAGCATCGCCGACCAGATCACCCTGCTCAAGGCGGCCTGCCTCGACATCCTG ATGCTGCGGATCTGCACCCGCTACACCCCCGAGCAGGACACCATGACCTTCTCGGACGGGCTGACGCTGAACCGCACGCAGATGCACAACGCCGGCTTCGGGCCCCTCACCGACCTCGTCTTCGCCTTCGCcggccagctcctgcccctcGAGATGGACGACACGGAGACGGGGCTGCTCAGCGCCATCTGCCTCATCTGCGGAG ACCGCATGGACCTGGAGGAGCCCGAGAAGGTGGACAAGCTGCAGGAGCCGCTGCTGGAGGCGCTGAAGGTGTAcgcgcgccggcgccggcccAGCAAGCCCCACATGTTCCCCCGCATGCTCATGAAAATCACCGACCTCCGCGGCATCAGCACcaaag GCGCGGAGCGGGCCATCACGCTGAAGATGGAGATCCCGGGCCCCATGCCCCCCCTCATCCGGGAGATGCTGGAGAACCCCGAGATGTTCGAGGacgaggcggcgcggccccccccacccccggagccccccagcgCCGAGGACagccctgccgccggcccccccgactCGCCGTAG
- the RARG gene encoding retinoic acid receptor gamma isoform X1 — MGQHRRDGAAGSQDTRLLPCLGFPPGWRVGDARELGAGGSSQLLGEELMQPLVPATSVRRQVLDGPFCPPPPLPTAAETQSTSSEEMVPSSPSPPPPPRVYKPCFVCNDKSSGYHYGVSSCEGCKGFFRRSIQKNMVYTCHRDKNCQINKVTRNRCQYCRLQKCFEVGMSKEAVRNDRNKKKKDVKEEPADSYEITPELEELIQKVSKAHQETFPSLCQLGKYTTNSSADHRVQLDLGLWDKFSELATKCIIKIVEFAKRLPGFTSLSIADQITLLKAACLDILMLRICTRYTPEQDTMTFSDGLTLNRTQMHNAGFGPLTDLVFAFAGQLLPLEMDDTETGLLSAICLICGDRMDLEEPEKVDKLQEPLLEALKVYARRRRPSKPHMFPRMLMKITDLRGISTKGAERAITLKMEIPGPMPPLIREMLENPEMFEDEAARPPPPPEPPSAEDSPAAGPPDSP, encoded by the exons ATGGGGCAGCACCGAAGGGATGGGGCAGCCGGGTCCCAGGACACCCGGCTCcttccgtgcctcggtttccctcctGGGTGGCGCGTGGGCGATGCCAGGGAGCTGGGCGCAGGGGGCAGTTCGCAGCTTTTGGGCGAGGAGCTCATGCAGCCCCTCGTCCCCGCCACCTCGGTCCGGCGGCAGGTCCTTGACGGTCCCTTTTGCCCCCCACCTCCTCTTCCAACAGCCGCGGAGACCCAGAGCACGAGCTCGGAGGAGATGGTGCCCAgctcgccctcgccgccgccgccgccccgcgtctACAAGCCCTGCTTCGTCTGCAACGACAAGTCCTCGGGCTACCACTACGGCGTCAGCTCCTGCGAGGGCTGCAAG GGTTTTTTCCGCCGGAGCATCCAGAAGAACATGGTGTACACGTGCCACCGCGACAAGAACTGCCAGATCAACAAGGTGACGCGCAACCGGTGCCAGTACTGCCGCCTGCAGAAGTGCTTCGAGGTCGGCATGTCCAAGGAag CCGTGCGCAACGATAGGAACAAGAAGAAGAAGGACGTGAAGGAGGAGCCGGCCGACAGCTACGAGATAACCCCGGAGCTGGAGGAGCTCATCCAGAAGGTCAGCAAGGCCCACCAGGAGACCTTCCCCTCGCTCTGCCAGCTGGGCAAGTACACCACG AACTCGAGCGCTGACCACCGGGTCCAGCTGGACCTGGGGTTGTGGGACAAATTCAGCGAGTTGGCCACCAAGTGCATCATCAAGATCGTGGAGTTCGCCAAGCGCCTGCCCGGCTTCACCTCGCTCAGCATCGCCGACCAGATCACCCTGCTCAAGGCGGCCTGCCTCGACATCCTG ATGCTGCGGATCTGCACCCGCTACACCCCCGAGCAGGACACCATGACCTTCTCGGACGGGCTGACGCTGAACCGCACGCAGATGCACAACGCCGGCTTCGGGCCCCTCACCGACCTCGTCTTCGCCTTCGCcggccagctcctgcccctcGAGATGGACGACACGGAGACGGGGCTGCTCAGCGCCATCTGCCTCATCTGCGGAG ACCGCATGGACCTGGAGGAGCCCGAGAAGGTGGACAAGCTGCAGGAGCCGCTGCTGGAGGCGCTGAAGGTGTAcgcgcgccggcgccggcccAGCAAGCCCCACATGTTCCCCCGCATGCTCATGAAAATCACCGACCTCCGCGGCATCAGCACcaaag GCGCGGAGCGGGCCATCACGCTGAAGATGGAGATCCCGGGCCCCATGCCCCCCCTCATCCGGGAGATGCTGGAGAACCCCGAGATGTTCGAGGacgaggcggcgcggccccccccacccccggagccccccagcgCCGAGGACagccctgccgccggcccccccgactCGCCGTAG